In Tautonia rosea, the genomic window CTGGTCCCAGGCCCAATCTGGCCGAGGCCTTGATGTATCTCGGCGTGACCTTCCTGCGAGTCATCGCTTCGCTTCAGGTGGCAACGCTCTGTCTCATTGCCGGGGTTGCCTGCCGACGTACCGCTCGGGCGTTAGCGGCCGAGGAGCAAGAGCGGATCGAGTCTGCTTCCTCGCACCCGTTCAGTCATGCCGATTTCGATCGCAGTGTCATGCCCGATGATCGGGATGCCTGGTGAGCGATCCCTCCACGAACTCGTCCTCCTCTGGCTTTCGTGCTTGATCGCCTTGTACCTCGGTTTAGGATAGTCTGGAGAGGCGAGAAGTGTGCAAGAGCGCAGAGGGATGGATCGCCCCAGGTGCGATCATTTGAGTTCCCCAGATCTGAGGGGGTTCGAGATGACGACAACGGCGCAAACGCCCCCTCACCTTGCCTATTTTGAACGCCTGGTCCAGCTCGATCGGCCTGGAGCCATGACTCTGGTCGAGCGCTTCCTCCTCGAGCGAGACGGAGACGTGGCGAGCCTCTACGACGAGGTGCTCGTCCCTGCCCTCATTCACACCGGGCAGGAATGGCAAGAAGACCGGATCAGCGTGGCACACGAGCACTACATCAGTGAGGTCACGCGAGACCTGATCCTCCGCCACGGCCCCCGCATTTGGGCAAGCCCCGACGCCATCAGAGGCACCGCAGTGGCATGTTGCGCTCCTCACGAACGCCATGTCCTGGGTCTGATGATGGCCTCCGACATCCTCCGTGCTGCGGGCCTGGAAGTCCACTTGCTGGGCGAGGGAGCTCCTTCCGAATCCATTCGAGACTTTGTGGCCGAGTTTCGGGCTGATGTCCTCGCCCTTTCTGTGTCGCTTCCCGAGCATCTCGACGAGGCCGCCTGGCTCATCGAGCAGAGTCGGTCCGTCCGCCCCTCCTTGCTGGTGCTCGCTGGGGGGCGAGCCCTCTCCCATCTCGACGATCCCGCTTCCCGAGTTGGAGCAGACTTCGTGGCGTGCGATCTCCGAGCATTGCACCGGCAGCTCCCATCCTTGTTGCGCGGTCGGCTCCCATCGCCTTCCTGATCCCTGGCATCGGTAGCATCCTCATCATCAGAACGTGATTGCTCCGTTGCCGAACCGTGTGGGTCCTGCCTCGCGTGCTAGGCTTCGATTGGCTTCTCCCGCCACCGGCCTGGCGTGTTTGGCTCGCTGATGACGACCTCCCGCCGATGGGTCGGGATTGAGTTGCACCTCCGATCCGAGAGACTGCTCCCATGCCCCGAAGCGGCATTCCGGTCGATCAACTTCTTCAGGGCGACTGCGTCGAGGCCATGGCCTCACTGCCCGACTCCTGCGTCTCGCTTGCCTTTGCCGACCCTCCCTTCAATATCGGCTACGAGTACGACATCTACCAGGATGCTCGCAAGGCCGACGAGTACCTCGACTGGTCGCTCCAGTGGGGCCGTCAGGTCGTTCGCCTTCTGAAGCCGACAGGGACCTTCTGGCTGGCAATCGGCGATGAGTTTGCCGCCGAGTTAAAAGTGCTCTTTCACCGAGAGCTGAAGCTCCACCTGCGAAGCTGGGTCATCTGGTACTACACCTTCGGCGTTCACTGCGCCCGGAAGTTCGCCCGAAGCCACGCCCATCTCTTTTACTTCGTGAAAGATCCTCGTCAGTTCACCTTCCATGACGACGCGGTTCGAGTCCCCTCTGCCCGCCAGTTGATCTACGCCGATCGCCGAGCCAATCCCAAGGGGAGGCTTCCCGACGACACCTGGATCCTCCGCCCTCAGGACGTTCCCGAAGGCTTTCAACCCGCCTCCGATACCTGGTACATCCCTCGAGTCTGTGGAACCTTCAAGGAACGCGCTGGGTGGCACGGCTGCCAGATGCCCGAGCAAATCCTCGGTCGGATCATCCGAGCCTGTTCTTCGGAAGGGGATCTGGTGCTCGACCCGTTCGCCGGCAGCGGAACGACCCTTGCCGCGGCTAGAAAGCTCGGTCGCCGCTATCTCGGCTTCGAGCTCTCTCCTCAGTACGCCGACCGCGCCGAGGCTCGGCTCGCCTCGATTCACCCGGGTGATCCGCTGGAGGGCAGCGACGAACCCTTTGTCACCCCCAGGCGCGTTCGGGTCTCTCCCGACGGTCGTTAAGGCTGTCAAATTTGGGCGCATTTACTGATTTTTCTGGATCGTTCCCCCGAATTTGTGACTGCACCCTATCATTCTTTCGATGATTAAAGGTGACGGCGGGATCCAAGTTGCTCGTGTGACCCTCACACGAAACTCGTTCCGTCGGATGGGCGATGCTTCGCCCAGTGACCTGCGATGCCGCAGCGTCAAGCCGACGCGTCCTCCGCCGATCGTTCGCAGCCCTCCGTTCGGCACCTTTCTTGATTGGAACGATCATCATGGCTCGCACTCCAAAACCCCAGCGTGACCCCTCCGACGGCGATCCTCAACCCCGAATCCCACGGACTTCACCTCGGCCGAAGACCGACCTCTCCCTCTTTCTTCAGTATCCGCTCGGCTCGATGAACGATGCCGCCTTCCGAACAATTTGTGATCAGATCCGAGCTCTGCTCGCTCCCCGGACCGATTTGGAACACCGCGGCATCGACATCATTCTCTGGACCTTCGAGCGGGTCCGCAGGGCTTACGCGGCGCTTGATCAGGGCGTTCCCGGAGCAAATCACTACCTGAAAACCATGCTCGCCTCGTTCCGATCCCGTCAGCAAACCTTCGACTTGCTTCGGTCGATCATTGATTCCGACCCGGATCACCCCAGCTTGAAGTCGCTCCCTCTCCCCGTCGCTCCCTCGAAGTCTCCTGCCTCGGTGCCTCCACCGCAGGTCCACGCACCCGACCCCACCCCGACCCCGGAAGACGATGACCACGAGATGGACGAGGTCGACGAGATCGAAGCCGCCGCTCGCGACTGGCGCAGTCGGGTGGCCATGGTCCCGTCGTTCGATCCCCGATGGCCGGTCCTCGATCAGTTCAACCTCCGTGTCGATGACATCCTCTCCATGCGCGACCACGGCGTCCCCGAAGACGAAATTCTCGAACGCCACCCCGGCCTGACCTATACCGACCTCGCTTGCTGCTACTCGTGCGAGGCTGACGGCTACCGAGGCCCTCTCGAACCCCCCTACCCCGACCACATCACGCTGGTCGTGGACGATCCTGAGTCGGACTGACCTCGCCTCCCCCTGAGTTTCTGATCCCCGACATCGACCCGCCGGAGAGATCTTTCTAAGCCAGGCGGCCAACCTTGTCGGTAGACCAGTATTCCGGCTAGAATCAGGCGATTTTCGGGCCGCGGCTCCTCGATCGAGCGGGATCGAAACGAGGAGCCGCGGCCCGACGCGCGCCGCCAGTCCGTTCTCACGCCGCGTCCCTCCCGCAGCGAAGCGAAGCGAGTCACCGCCCGTGCCCAAGCGCAAGGACATCGAGAAGATCCTCATCATCGGCGCCGGCCCGATCGTCATCGGCCAGGCTTGCGAGTTCGACTACTCCGGCTCCCAGGCCTGTAAGGCCCTCCGCGAGGAAGGCTACACGGTCATCCTGGCCAACTCCAACCCGGCCACGATCATGACCGACCCCGGCATGGCCGACCGGACTTACATCGAGCCGATCGTCCCCGAGGTCGTCGAACGCATCATCGCCAAGGAACGGCCCGACGCCGTTCTGCCCACCCTCGGCGGCCAGACCGGCCTGAACGTCGGCCTTGCCCTCGCCGAGTCCGGCGCCCTCGATCGCCTCGGCTGCCGCCTCATCGGCGCCGACGCCGACGCCATCCGCAAGGCCGAAGACCGCGAGCTGTTCAAGCAGTGCATGGACGAGATCGGCCTGGAATCGGCCCGATCCGGCGTTGCCCATAGTCTCGACGAGGCCCGAGCCATCCGAGACGAGGTCGGCCTCCCGTGCGTCCTCCGCCCCAGCTTCACCCTCGGCGGCTCCGGAGGCGGCATCGCCTTCAACAAGGACGAGTTCGACCGCATGGTCACCTATGCCCTCGAACTGAGCCCTGTGCACACCGTCCTGATCGAGGAAAGCATCCTCGGTTGGAAGGAATACGAGATGGAGGTCATGCGAGACTGCGCCGACAACGCCGTCATTGTCTGCTCCATCGAGAACTTCGACCCGATGGGGGTCCACACCGGCGACTCGATCACCGTTGCCCCCGCGCAAACCCTCACTGACAAGGAATACCAGCGGATGCGCGACGCCTCGATCGCCATCCTCCGCAAGATCGGCGTCGAGACCGGCGGCTCAAACGTCCAGTTCGCCATCAATCCCAACGATGGCCGCATGATCGTCATCGAGATGAACCCTCGCGTCAGCCGCTCCAGCGCCCTGGCGTCGAAGGCCACCGGCTTCCCGATTGCCAAGATTGCCGCGAAGCTCGCCGTCGGCTTCCGCCTCGATGAGATCCGCAACGACATCACCCGAGAGACCCCTGCCTGCTTCGAGCCGACGATCGACTACGTCGTCACCAAGATCCCTCGCTGGGCCTTCGAAAAGTTCCCCGACGCCGACCCGGTCCTCACCACGCAGATGAAGTCCGTCGGCGAGGTCATGGCCATTGGCCGGACCTTCAAGGAATCGCTCCAGAAAGCCCTCCGAGGCCTCGAAGTCGGCCGCTTCGGCCTCGGCTGCGACCCGAAAGATCGCTGGTATTCCGGCAATCGTCCCTCCGAGGACGACATCACCGCGAAGCTCGCCACCCCGAACTCCGAGCGCATCTGGTCGATCCGAGACGCCCTGCTTTCCGGGATGTCCATCGAACGCATTCACGGCCTGACTCAGATCGACCCCTGGTTCCTCCAGAACCTCGCCGAACTCGTCGAGATCGAGGGGAAACTCCGGAACGCCGGCTCCCTCGACGCCGCCTCCGATGACCTGATCCGAGAGGCCAAGCGCTCCGGCTTCTCCGACAAACAACTCGGCCACCTCTGGAACGCCTCGGAGGTCGAAGTCCGCCGCGACCGCAAGCATCGCGGGATCAACGCCGTTTTCAAGCTCGTCGACACCTGCGCCGCCGAGTTCGAAGCCTATACCCCCTATTACTACTCGACCTACGAAGACGAGGACGAATCTCGCGTCGGCGAGAAGCCCCGCATCATGATCCTTGGCGGCGGCCCGAACCGGATCGGCCAGGGAATTGAGTTCGACTACTGCTGCTGCCAGGCCGCCTTTGCCCTCCGCGACGACGGCTTCGAGGTCGTCATGGTCAACTCCAACCCCGAGACCGTCAGCACCGACTACGACACCTCCGACCGCCTCTTCTTCGAACCCCTGACGGTCGAGGACGTCCTGAACATCGTCGATCGCGTCCAGCCGACCGGCGTCATCGTCCAGTTCGGCGGCCAGACCCCCTTGAACCTCGCCAAGGCACTCGAGGCCGCTGGCGTGCCGATCATCGGCACCAGCCCCGACCGCATCGACCAGGCCGAAGACCGCGACCGCTTCCGCACCGTCATCGAGCAACTCGGCCTCCGTCAGCCCCCCAACGACACCGCCACCAGCGAGGATCAGGCCCGCCGGATCGCCGCGCAGATCGGCTACCCCGTCGTCGTTCGCCCCAGCTTCGTCCTCGGCGGCCGGGCGATGGAGATCGTCTACGACGAGCCGAGCCTCGACCGCTACATGGCCCACGCCGTCGAGGCCAGCCCCGACCACCCCGTCCTCATCGACAAGTTCCTCGAAGACGCCACCGAGGTCGATGTCGACGCCATCTGCGACGGCGAGCGCACCATCGTCGGCGGCGTAATGGAACACATCGAGGAGGCCGGCATCCACTCCGGTGACTCCGCCTGCGCCATCCCCCCCTACAGCCTCCCCGCCGAGGTCGTCGCCGAACTCAAGCGCCAGACTTACGCCCTCGCCGAGGCCCTCGAAGTCCGTGGCCTTATGAACATCCAATTCGCCGTCAAGGATGGGGAGGTCTACGTCCTTGAGGTCAATCCCCGCGCCAGCCGCACCGTCCCCTTCGTCTCCAAGGCAACCGGCCTGAACCTCGCCCAGGCTGCCGCTCGGGTGATGGTCGGCAAGACGCTGGGCGAGCAGGGCATCACGACCGAGCCCGAACCGACCTTCGTTTCGGTCAAGGAATCCGTCTTCCCCTTCATCAAGTTCCCCGGCGTCGATATCGTTCTCGGGCCCGAGATGCGCTCGACCGGCGAGGTCATGGGGATCGAC contains:
- a CDS encoding cobalamin B12-binding domain-containing protein, with protein sequence MTTTAQTPPHLAYFERLVQLDRPGAMTLVERFLLERDGDVASLYDEVLVPALIHTGQEWQEDRISVAHEHYISEVTRDLILRHGPRIWASPDAIRGTAVACCAPHERHVLGLMMASDILRAAGLEVHLLGEGAPSESIRDFVAEFRADVLALSVSLPEHLDEAAWLIEQSRSVRPSLLVLAGGRALSHLDDPASRVGADFVACDLRALHRQLPSLLRGRLPSPS
- a CDS encoding DNA-methyltransferase, producing the protein MPRSGIPVDQLLQGDCVEAMASLPDSCVSLAFADPPFNIGYEYDIYQDARKADEYLDWSLQWGRQVVRLLKPTGTFWLAIGDEFAAELKVLFHRELKLHLRSWVIWYYTFGVHCARKFARSHAHLFYFVKDPRQFTFHDDAVRVPSARQLIYADRRANPKGRLPDDTWILRPQDVPEGFQPASDTWYIPRVCGTFKERAGWHGCQMPEQILGRIIRACSSEGDLVLDPFAGSGTTLAAARKLGRRYLGFELSPQYADRAEARLASIHPGDPLEGSDEPFVTPRRVRVSPDGR
- a CDS encoding DUF433 domain-containing protein, giving the protein MARTPKPQRDPSDGDPQPRIPRTSPRPKTDLSLFLQYPLGSMNDAAFRTICDQIRALLAPRTDLEHRGIDIILWTFERVRRAYAALDQGVPGANHYLKTMLASFRSRQQTFDLLRSIIDSDPDHPSLKSLPLPVAPSKSPASVPPPQVHAPDPTPTPEDDDHEMDEVDEIEAAARDWRSRVAMVPSFDPRWPVLDQFNLRVDDILSMRDHGVPEDEILERHPGLTYTDLACCYSCEADGYRGPLEPPYPDHITLVVDDPESD
- the carB gene encoding carbamoyl-phosphate synthase large subunit, translating into MPKRKDIEKILIIGAGPIVIGQACEFDYSGSQACKALREEGYTVILANSNPATIMTDPGMADRTYIEPIVPEVVERIIAKERPDAVLPTLGGQTGLNVGLALAESGALDRLGCRLIGADADAIRKAEDRELFKQCMDEIGLESARSGVAHSLDEARAIRDEVGLPCVLRPSFTLGGSGGGIAFNKDEFDRMVTYALELSPVHTVLIEESILGWKEYEMEVMRDCADNAVIVCSIENFDPMGVHTGDSITVAPAQTLTDKEYQRMRDASIAILRKIGVETGGSNVQFAINPNDGRMIVIEMNPRVSRSSALASKATGFPIAKIAAKLAVGFRLDEIRNDITRETPACFEPTIDYVVTKIPRWAFEKFPDADPVLTTQMKSVGEVMAIGRTFKESLQKALRGLEVGRFGLGCDPKDRWYSGNRPSEDDITAKLATPNSERIWSIRDALLSGMSIERIHGLTQIDPWFLQNLAELVEIEGKLRNAGSLDAASDDLIREAKRSGFSDKQLGHLWNASEVEVRRDRKHRGINAVFKLVDTCAAEFEAYTPYYYSTYEDEDESRVGEKPRIMILGGGPNRIGQGIEFDYCCCQAAFALRDDGFEVVMVNSNPETVSTDYDTSDRLFFEPLTVEDVLNIVDRVQPTGVIVQFGGQTPLNLAKALEAAGVPIIGTSPDRIDQAEDRDRFRTVIEQLGLRQPPNDTATSEDQARRIAAQIGYPVVVRPSFVLGGRAMEIVYDEPSLDRYMAHAVEASPDHPVLIDKFLEDATEVDVDAICDGERTIVGGVMEHIEEAGIHSGDSACAIPPYSLPAEVVAELKRQTYALAEALEVRGLMNIQFAVKDGEVYVLEVNPRASRTVPFVSKATGLNLAQAAARVMVGKTLGEQGITTEPEPTFVSVKESVFPFIKFPGVDIVLGPEMRSTGEVMGIDHDFPSAFAKSQLAASTRLPREGTIFVSVAQRDRPGVVPIARKLLDLGFDLMATPGTGGFLAENGIAVTTVRKIQEGRPNILDHLANNAIALIVNTPSGKGARTDEGRIRASAVSHGVPCITTLAGARAAVAALERLRGDELDVYAIQDLLQSQ